In one Acetobacter sp. genomic region, the following are encoded:
- the secA gene encoding preprotein translocase subunit SecA codes for MFASLARALFGTANDRSLKAFQRRVPEINALEAGIAPLDDDALAHKTVEFRERLAQGETLDGLLPEAFAVCREASKRVLGMRHFDVQLIGGMVLHSGKIAEMRTGEGKTLVATLAVYLNALSGRGVHVVTVNDYLARRDAEEMSRLYGFLGLTTGTIVPNLPDEARREAYACDITYGTNNEFGFDYLRDNMKYRLEEMVQRPFNHAIVDEVDSILIDEARTPLIISGPAEDSSELYRAVDAVMAELVRDPAAFDKDEKLRTAILTETGSDRVEELLRAAGVLSDGGLYDVQNVAVVHHVQQSLRAHTLFSRDVDYIVRDGKVTIIDEFTGRMMDGRRYSDGLHQALEAKEHVEVQQENQTLASITFQNYFRLYPKLSGMTGTAMTEADEFAEIYKLDVVEIPTNLPVARKDTDDEIYLDEAQKFAAVVKLVEEIHKGGQPILVGTTSVEKSEALSALLKRDGIPHNVLNARFHEMEAAIVAQAGAPGAITIATNMAGRGTDIKLGGNVEMRTQQELGHITDPAERAAGEQAIRDEVSKNQAIVKAAGGLYVIGTERHESRRIDNQLRGRAGRQGDPGNSRFFVSLQDDLMRIFGSDRMTGMLQKMGMQEGEAIVHPWLNKALERAQKKVEARNFDMRKNTLKYDDVMNDQRKEVYAQRREFMTQEDVASLIVEMREELILSLVDRHIPEKAFAEQWQTAELAEEVKRIFNLDLPLAEWATEDGMDREQVAARIEDAAAQAQAVRTTNFGPDIMRYLEKQILLTTFDSVWKEHLHALDQLRQGIGLRAYGQKDPLNEYKHEAFQLFTFMLDEMRERVITLLARVEMAPPPEPHPLEGIGEFHPDPHVEGYASEPAHYTGAPAAVTMEPPSGGAILPDDPSTWGETPRNSLCPCGSGLKYKHCHGRHV; via the coding sequence ATGTTCGCCTCGCTCGCTCGCGCCCTCTTCGGCACTGCCAATGACCGTTCGCTCAAAGCGTTTCAGCGCCGCGTACCTGAAATCAATGCGCTTGAGGCTGGTATCGCCCCGCTTGATGACGACGCCCTCGCTCACAAGACGGTAGAGTTCCGGGAGCGTCTGGCTCAGGGAGAAACGCTGGACGGCCTGCTGCCCGAAGCGTTCGCGGTCTGCCGGGAAGCCTCGAAGCGTGTGCTCGGGATGCGCCACTTCGATGTGCAGCTCATCGGCGGCATGGTGCTGCATTCCGGCAAAATCGCTGAAATGCGGACCGGTGAGGGCAAGACCCTCGTCGCGACACTCGCGGTCTACCTCAATGCATTGAGCGGCAGGGGCGTTCACGTCGTCACGGTCAACGATTATCTGGCGCGTCGTGACGCCGAGGAAATGAGTCGGCTGTACGGCTTCCTCGGTCTGACGACCGGTACAATCGTGCCGAACCTGCCCGATGAGGCGCGTCGCGAAGCCTATGCCTGCGACATCACCTACGGCACGAACAACGAATTCGGCTTCGACTATCTCCGCGACAACATGAAATACCGGCTGGAAGAAATGGTCCAGCGGCCTTTCAACCACGCCATTGTCGATGAAGTCGATTCCATCCTGATTGACGAGGCCCGGACACCGCTGATCATTTCCGGTCCGGCGGAAGACAGCTCGGAGCTTTATCGTGCCGTGGATGCTGTCATGGCCGAGCTGGTCCGGGACCCGGCGGCCTTCGACAAGGACGAGAAGCTTCGCACGGCGATCTTGACGGAAACCGGCTCTGACAGGGTGGAAGAGCTGCTTCGTGCAGCGGGCGTACTGAGCGACGGTGGCCTGTATGACGTGCAGAATGTCGCCGTCGTCCACCATGTGCAGCAATCCCTGCGCGCCCATACGCTGTTCTCGCGCGATGTGGATTACATCGTTCGTGACGGCAAGGTGACCATCATTGATGAGTTCACGGGACGTATGATGGATGGCCGCCGTTATTCGGATGGTCTGCACCAGGCGCTTGAAGCGAAGGAGCATGTCGAGGTCCAGCAGGAAAATCAGACGCTGGCCTCCATCACCTTCCAGAACTACTTCCGGCTCTATCCCAAGCTGTCTGGCATGACCGGCACGGCGATGACGGAAGCGGATGAATTCGCGGAAATCTACAAGCTGGATGTGGTCGAAATCCCGACCAATCTCCCCGTCGCCCGCAAGGACACGGATGACGAAATCTATCTTGACGAGGCGCAGAAATTCGCCGCCGTGGTCAAGCTGGTTGAGGAAATCCACAAAGGCGGGCAACCTATTCTGGTCGGCACCACGTCGGTCGAAAAAAGCGAGGCGCTTTCCGCGCTGCTGAAGCGCGACGGCATTCCGCACAATGTGCTCAACGCCCGTTTCCACGAGATGGAAGCCGCGATCGTGGCGCAGGCGGGTGCGCCCGGCGCGATCACCATCGCCACGAACATGGCGGGACGCGGCACGGACATCAAGCTCGGCGGCAATGTCGAGATGCGGACTCAGCAGGAGCTGGGACATATTACCGACCCGGCCGAGCGTGCGGCGGGCGAGCAGGCCATCCGTGACGAGGTGTCGAAGAATCAGGCCATCGTGAAGGCTGCGGGCGGTCTGTATGTGATCGGCACCGAGCGTCACGAGAGTCGGCGTATCGACAATCAGCTTCGTGGCCGCGCGGGTCGTCAGGGTGATCCCGGAAACTCACGCTTCTTTGTATCGCTTCAGGACGACCTGATGCGGATTTTCGGGTCCGATCGCATGACCGGCATGCTCCAGAAAATGGGGATGCAGGAAGGGGAAGCGATCGTTCATCCCTGGCTGAACAAGGCTCTGGAACGCGCGCAGAAGAAAGTCGAAGCCCGCAACTTCGACATGCGCAAGAACACGCTCAAATATGACGACGTCATGAACGATCAGCGCAAGGAGGTTTACGCCCAGCGCCGCGAATTCATGACGCAGGAAGATGTCGCCTCGCTGATTGTGGAAATGCGCGAGGAACTGATCCTTTCTCTGGTTGACCGGCACATTCCGGAAAAGGCTTTTGCCGAACAGTGGCAGACAGCCGAACTCGCGGAAGAGGTGAAGCGTATTTTCAATCTTGATCTGCCGCTTGCCGAATGGGCGACGGAAGACGGGATGGACAGGGAGCAGGTCGCGGCCCGGATCGAGGATGCAGCCGCGCAGGCGCAGGCTGTCCGGACCACGAATTTCGGCCCCGACATCATGCGGTATCTGGAAAAGCAGATTCTGCTGACCACGTTCGACTCCGTCTGGAAAGAGCATCTGCACGCGCTGGATCAGCTTCGTCAGGGCATCGGTCTGCGGGCCTATGGCCAGAAAGATCCGCTGAACGAATACAAGCACGAGGCCTTCCAGCTCTTTACCTTCATGCTTGATGAGATGCGTGAACGCGTGATCACGCTTCTGGCCCGGGTGGAGATGGCGCCACCGCCCGAGCCGCACCCTCTTGAAGGTATCGGAGAGTTTCATCCCGATCCTCACGTGGAAGGGTATGCCTCTGAACCGGCGCACTATACCGGCGCACCGGCTGCCGTGACTATGGAACCGCCGAGTGGCGGGGCTATTCTCCCGGACGATCCTTCCACATGGGGAGAGACGCCGCGCAACTCTCTGTGTCCATGCGGCTCGGGTCTCAAATACAAACACTGTCACGGGCGTCATGTCTGA
- a CDS encoding IS5 family transposase — protein sequence MKQAGFFDVEERLARLSGLGDQLEAFSRTVDFEVFRPELDKALAYSDGSKGGRPPFDPVLMFKILVIQTLNNLSDERTEYLINDRLSFMRFLGLGLSDRVPDARTVWLFRERLTQAGAIGGLFNRFDATLRNAGYLPMSGQILDATLVAAPKQRNTNAEKADLREGRIPQDWQDKPSKLSHKDRHARWTLKFTKAKRQEDGSIPATDLAIPFFGYKSHISIDRKFRLIRKWKTTDAAASDGARLREGLLDKSNTASTVWADTAYRSKANEDFMEKQGFVSKVHRKKPHLKPMPRHIQRSNAGKSVIRSRVEHVFADQKSQTGLFVRTVGITRATMRVGLANIVYNMRRFLLLERINAAA from the coding sequence ATGAAACAGGCGGGATTTTTTGACGTTGAAGAGCGGCTTGCTCGGTTAAGCGGTCTTGGCGACCAGCTTGAAGCGTTTTCCCGGACTGTGGATTTTGAGGTGTTCCGCCCGGAACTGGACAAGGCACTGGCCTATTCAGACGGGAGCAAAGGCGGGCGTCCACCGTTTGATCCGGTGCTGATGTTCAAGATCCTGGTGATCCAGACACTCAACAATCTGTCCGATGAACGGACGGAATACCTGATCAACGACCGTCTCTCCTTCATGCGCTTTTTAGGTCTGGGGCTGTCGGACCGTGTACCTGATGCCAGAACGGTATGGCTGTTTCGAGAGCGTCTGACCCAGGCTGGTGCGATTGGTGGTCTGTTCAATCGCTTTGACGCAACCCTGCGTAACGCTGGTTATCTGCCGATGTCAGGCCAGATCCTGGATGCCACGCTGGTAGCGGCTCCGAAGCAGCGCAATACCAATGCGGAGAAGGCGGATCTGCGTGAAGGACGGATCCCTCAGGACTGGCAGGACAAGCCGTCAAAGCTGTCCCACAAGGACAGGCATGCGCGCTGGACCCTGAAGTTCACGAAAGCGAAGCGACAGGAGGACGGGAGTATCCCTGCAACAGATCTGGCCATCCCGTTCTTTGGCTATAAATCGCACATCTCCATCGACCGGAAATTTCGGCTGATCCGCAAATGGAAGACGACAGATGCCGCCGCCAGTGATGGCGCGCGATTGAGGGAGGGCCTGCTTGATAAAAGCAATACAGCTTCAACGGTCTGGGCAGACACAGCCTACCGCTCAAAAGCCAATGAGGACTTCATGGAAAAGCAGGGCTTTGTCTCGAAGGTTCACAGGAAAAAGCCGCATCTCAAGCCTATGCCACGCCATATCCAGAGATCCAACGCAGGAAAGTCCGTTATCCGGTCGCGTGTCGAGCATGTCTTTGCCGATCAGAAATCACAGACGGGGCTGTTCGTCCGAACCGTAGGCATAACGCGGGCCACCATGAGGGTCGGGCTGGCCAATATCGTCTATAATATGCGCCGCTTTCTCCTCTTGGAGCGGATTAACGCCGCCGCGTAG
- the argJ gene encoding bifunctional glutamate N-acetyltransferase/amino-acid acetyltransferase ArgJ — protein MAKPLPVSPLASPLPVLGTVPGVRLGAVAAGIRYKGRTDLVVAEFDAGTTVGGVFTKSKCPGAPVDWSRTALKGGLARALVVNAGNANVFTGKAGVETCRATAEAEAALAGCAATEVFLASTGVIGEVLPAERITAALPALHSALTEDGWEAAARGIMTTDTFPKASVRKTEIDGVTVTIQGIAKGSGMIAPDMATMLSFVATDAALPASVVQAMLSSGTVQSFNAITVDSDTSTSDMVLLFATGKAGNPVVTNADDPRLTPFRNALNDLLLELALMVVRDGEGATKQIRVRVSGAVSDQSARIVAKAIADSPLVKTAIAGEDANWGRVVMAVGKSGEPADRDLLAVTIGGVTIASEGTVVEGYDETPVVAHMKGQDIDIDVDLGLGDGRSTVWTCDLTHGYIDINGSYRS, from the coding sequence ATGGCCAAGCCTCTGCCCGTCTCTCCCCTCGCCTCGCCCCTGCCCGTTCTCGGCACCGTTCCGGGTGTGCGCCTCGGCGCCGTGGCCGCAGGCATCCGCTACAAGGGACGTACGGATCTGGTCGTCGCGGAATTCGATGCCGGAACGACGGTCGGCGGCGTTTTCACCAAATCAAAGTGTCCCGGCGCTCCGGTGGACTGGTCCCGCACTGCGCTCAAGGGCGGTCTGGCGCGGGCGCTGGTGGTCAATGCCGGAAACGCCAATGTCTTCACCGGCAAGGCCGGGGTCGAGACTTGCCGGGCCACGGCGGAAGCCGAAGCTGCGCTTGCGGGCTGCGCCGCCACGGAGGTCTTTCTTGCCTCCACCGGCGTCATCGGCGAAGTGCTTCCGGCTGAACGGATCACGGCGGCCCTGCCCGCCCTTCATAGCGCCCTGACGGAAGATGGCTGGGAAGCCGCGGCCCGTGGCATCATGACGACCGACACCTTCCCCAAGGCCTCTGTCAGAAAAACCGAAATCGACGGCGTGACGGTCACCATTCAGGGCATCGCCAAGGGGAGCGGCATGATCGCCCCCGACATGGCCACGATGCTCTCTTTCGTCGCCACGGACGCGGCATTGCCCGCCTCTGTCGTGCAGGCCATGCTGTCCTCCGGCACTGTCCAGAGCTTCAACGCCATCACGGTCGACTCGGACACCTCGACCTCCGACATGGTGCTGCTTTTCGCAACGGGGAAAGCGGGCAATCCGGTCGTGACCAACGCTGATGACCCGCGTCTGACCCCGTTCCGGAACGCTCTGAACGATCTTCTGCTTGAACTGGCGCTTATGGTCGTCCGTGACGGCGAGGGCGCGACGAAGCAGATTCGTGTCCGTGTGAGCGGCGCCGTGTCCGATCAGTCGGCCCGCATCGTTGCGAAAGCCATTGCGGACTCCCCTCTGGTCAAGACGGCGATCGCCGGAGAAGACGCCAACTGGGGCCGTGTCGTCATGGCTGTCGGCAAAAGCGGCGAACCGGCGGACCGGGATTTGCTGGCCGTGACCATCGGCGGTGTCACCATCGCCAGCGAAGGGACCGTCGTGGAAGGTTATGATGAAACACCGGTCGTTGCCCACATGAAGGGACAGGATATCGACATCGACGTTGATCTCGGCCTCGGTGACGGCAGATCAACCGTCTGGACCTGCGATCTGACGCATGGCTACATCGATATCAACGGCTCTTACAGGAGCTGA
- a CDS encoding glycosyltransferase family 9 protein: MRILFITATRLGDAVISTGLLSYLIQAHPDARFTVACGPVAAGLFQRMPQLERVIVMTKLAYDRHWLELWKQCAGMRWDIVVDLRGSAISLLLRTRARRVMRGGRRSGRRIIHVGEVLSLSPPPMPVVWTAEQDRRLAGEIFADADVIAFAPTANWIGKVWSAENFVALWARLEKIFPEKKLAVFYGPGEAERALAAPVLAIPGAIDAGGRFSLAETAAMLQRCSLFVGNDSGLMHLAAAAGIPTLGLFGPSRSSEYAPSGPHADWVAAPGPEGSAPISGLAPDRVVDRIVSMMQPHGGCAPLSVSEA, translated from the coding sequence ATGCGCATCCTCTTCATCACCGCAACACGTCTTGGGGATGCCGTCATTTCGACGGGGCTGCTCAGCTATCTGATTCAGGCGCATCCTGACGCACGATTTACAGTCGCCTGCGGCCCGGTTGCCGCAGGGCTGTTCCAGCGTATGCCGCAGCTTGAGCGTGTCATTGTCATGACAAAGCTAGCCTATGACCGGCATTGGCTGGAATTGTGGAAGCAGTGTGCCGGGATGCGCTGGGATATCGTGGTCGATTTGCGGGGGTCAGCCATCAGCCTGCTTCTGAGGACGCGCGCCCGTCGTGTCATGCGCGGGGGAAGGCGGTCCGGACGACGGATCATTCATGTTGGCGAGGTTCTGTCGCTGTCTCCACCGCCGATGCCCGTCGTCTGGACAGCGGAACAGGACCGGCGGCTTGCCGGGGAGATTTTCGCGGACGCGGATGTGATTGCTTTCGCTCCGACTGCCAACTGGATCGGAAAGGTCTGGTCTGCGGAAAATTTTGTTGCGCTGTGGGCGCGTCTTGAGAAGATTTTCCCTGAAAAAAAACTGGCGGTCTTTTATGGCCCCGGTGAAGCTGAACGTGCTCTGGCGGCCCCCGTTCTGGCCATTCCGGGCGCGATCGACGCAGGGGGGCGGTTTTCTCTCGCGGAAACAGCAGCCATGTTGCAACGCTGCTCTCTCTTTGTCGGCAATGATTCCGGGTTGATGCATCTGGCCGCAGCGGCAGGGATACCGACTCTGGGGCTTTTTGGACCATCCCGCAGCAGTGAATACGCACCTTCCGGACCTCATGCCGACTGGGTGGCTGCACCGGGGCCTGAAGGGAGTGCCCCAATCAGTGGTCTTGCACCTGACAGGGTGGTTGACCGGATTGTTTCCATGATGCAGCCGCATGGAGGCTGTGCGCCGTTATCCGTATCGGAAGCATGA
- a CDS encoding DUF4422 domain-containing protein: protein MSLKIYVAGHKKFCPPFDSAYVPVIGGMSTRENRDEIADFIGDDTGDNISDLNSIFCELTVQYWIWKNDHSSEFVGLNHYRRYFSKKDHGTNLYYKHVNDVKVVCEGDEIAAGNDFDFSNVDMIAPIRHHGEPVLRQYARHHVLDDMLLVSEQIRDIQPAYVNACDFYFNNCDYFHHTNMIIARKEIFDAYSEWLFSILMPLADKKFFSNYDNYQKRVMGFLSERLLSVWILKNRRDFAIEERGFVQVRELSA, encoded by the coding sequence ATGAGTTTGAAGATATACGTAGCCGGGCACAAGAAGTTTTGTCCGCCGTTTGATTCGGCTTATGTGCCTGTCATAGGCGGCATGAGCACGCGAGAAAACAGGGACGAGATTGCCGATTTTATCGGTGATGACACTGGAGATAATATCTCGGACCTGAACAGTATCTTTTGTGAACTCACCGTTCAGTACTGGATCTGGAAGAATGATCACAGTTCAGAGTTTGTCGGTCTGAATCATTATAGAAGATATTTTTCCAAGAAAGATCATGGAACCAATCTTTATTATAAACACGTGAATGACGTTAAAGTCGTTTGCGAAGGTGACGAGATTGCCGCCGGCAATGATTTTGATTTTTCCAATGTCGATATGATCGCCCCAATAAGGCATCACGGCGAGCCGGTTCTGCGCCAGTATGCCAGACATCACGTTCTGGATGATATGCTTCTGGTCAGCGAGCAAATCCGGGATATTCAGCCTGCCTACGTCAACGCATGTGATTTCTATTTCAATAATTGTGACTATTTTCATCACACAAACATGATTATAGCCAGAAAAGAAATATTTGACGCCTATTCAGAGTGGCTCTTCAGCATTCTGATGCCGCTCGCTGATAAAAAATTCTTTTCAAATTACGATAATTACCAGAAAAGGGTTATGGGTTTTCTTTCCGAGCGCCTCCTGTCAGTCTGGATTCTTAAAAACAGACGGGACTTCGCTATCGAGGAAAGAGGTTTTGTACAAGTAAGGGAACTGTCAGCATAA
- a CDS encoding RDD family protein, with product MSDSLPPGWGAPPTQTGIIGGAGSLTPDGRMLAYAGFWVRTAAAVLDYFLLSVISLVVGIFTLPTVRLEEWQGDTPSYQVAFRDTDFATSFHMPWPHVEIHDTGTHFLLFQLLYFVLLEASPLRASLGKLALGLRVSDLTGGRISLLRSLIRNLVKMFVSFPVLFIGVIMIAFTPRKQGLHDMVARTLVLRRERIVRFDHVG from the coding sequence ATGTCCGACTCTCTTCCTCCCGGCTGGGGTGCGCCGCCGACACAGACAGGCATTATCGGCGGAGCAGGTAGTCTGACGCCCGATGGCCGGATGCTGGCCTATGCCGGTTTCTGGGTAAGGACGGCAGCCGCCGTGCTGGATTATTTCCTGCTGAGCGTGATCAGTCTGGTCGTGGGCATCTTCACGCTGCCGACTGTCCGGCTGGAAGAGTGGCAGGGGGACACTCCATCGTATCAGGTCGCCTTCCGGGATACCGATTTTGCCACGAGTTTTCACATGCCTTGGCCGCATGTGGAAATCCATGACACCGGCACGCATTTTCTGCTGTTCCAGTTGCTCTACTTCGTCCTGCTTGAAGCGTCGCCGCTGCGAGCTTCGCTCGGCAAGCTGGCGCTGGGACTGCGTGTGAGCGATCTGACGGGAGGCCGCATCTCACTCTTACGGTCCCTCATCCGCAATCTGGTCAAGATGTTCGTGTCTTTTCCCGTACTGTTCATTGGCGTGATCATGATTGCCTTCACGCCACGCAAGCAGGGGTTGCACGATATGGTCGCCCGCACGCTGGTTCTCCGCCGGGAGCGGATCGTGCGCTTTGACCACGTCGGCTGA
- a CDS encoding peptidylprolyl isomerase, with translation MRFSCSGSLFAATALFASTLLSSVCVQGAHAADAAASKAPAAASGAAAQSAPAPAPMDPNSVIATVNGEKITLDDIRKSAANMPPQLRQMPQNMIFPMLVNQAVDQKAIQIAARKDGLQNDPEVKTAMETAANTALQNAWLSKQVVPQLTDAAIHDFYVKNYASKTPEKEVHARHILVKTEAEAQDAIKKLKGGANFGTLAESLSTDKGSAKNNGGDLGWFKKGDMVPAFSDAAFNMKPGTYSQTPVKSQFGYHVIQVLADRTVPVPKEDEVKDKIRQQLIQQDVRGAVDKATSAVKIVRFGPDGKPVPEGAQPAIAGNPTASPAK, from the coding sequence ATGCGTTTTTCCTGCTCGGGCTCGCTTTTTGCAGCGACAGCTCTGTTTGCCTCCACGCTCCTTTCCTCCGTCTGTGTTCAGGGCGCGCATGCAGCGGATGCTGCGGCCTCCAAGGCTCCTGCCGCCGCCAGTGGCGCGGCCGCACAGTCCGCACCCGCCCCGGCTCCAATGGACCCGAACAGCGTGATCGCCACAGTCAATGGTGAGAAGATCACGCTCGACGACATCCGCAAGTCAGCCGCGAACATGCCGCCCCAGTTGCGTCAGATGCCGCAGAACATGATTTTCCCGATGCTGGTGAATCAGGCGGTCGATCAGAAGGCGATCCAGATTGCCGCCCGCAAGGACGGCCTGCAGAACGATCCTGAAGTGAAAACCGCGATGGAAACCGCCGCGAACACGGCCCTCCAGAACGCATGGCTCTCCAAGCAGGTCGTGCCGCAGCTCACGGACGCCGCGATCCACGACTTCTACGTCAAGAACTACGCCAGCAAGACTCCCGAGAAAGAGGTGCATGCCCGCCATATTCTCGTGAAGACCGAAGCTGAAGCGCAGGACGCCATCAAGAAGCTCAAGGGCGGCGCCAACTTCGGCACGCTGGCCGAGAGCCTCTCGACCGACAAAGGCAGCGCCAAGAACAATGGCGGTGACCTCGGCTGGTTCAAGAAAGGCGACATGGTTCCGGCTTTCTCCGATGCCGCCTTCAACATGAAGCCCGGCACCTACAGCCAGACACCAGTAAAGAGCCAGTTCGGCTATCATGTGATTCAGGTTCTCGCGGACCGTACTGTGCCGGTGCCGAAGGAAGACGAGGTCAAGGACAAGATCCGTCAGCAACTGATCCAGCAGGACGTTCGCGGCGCGGTTGATAAGGCGACCTCCGCAGTGAAGATCGTCCGCTTCGGACCTGATGGAAAACCGGTGCCGGAAGGGGCGCAGCCCGCCATCGCAGGCAACCCGACAGCCTCTCCCGCGAAATAA
- a CDS encoding YebC/PmpR family DNA-binding transcriptional regulator, with protein sequence MAGHSQFKNIMHRKGAQDARRAKQFAKVIREITVAARSGLPDPSSNPRLRAAIYAAREVNMPKDTVERAIKKATGAGGGDDYAEIRYEGYGPAGVAVIVEALTDNRNRTASEVRAAFSKYGGSLGEMNSVSFMFNRLGVITYPASVASEEEMLEAAIEAGADNVVSTEETHEITCEVESFFAVRDVLEPKFGEPLAAKLDWRPENSVALDEEKARGVLKLLDVLEDNDDVQNVYANFDLSEEVAEALSA encoded by the coding sequence ATGGCAGGCCATTCGCAATTCAAGAACATCATGCACCGCAAGGGGGCGCAGGACGCCAGACGGGCCAAGCAGTTTGCCAAGGTCATCCGTGAAATCACGGTGGCGGCTCGCTCCGGCCTGCCTGACCCGTCTTCCAACCCGCGCCTGCGCGCTGCGATTTACGCAGCCCGTGAAGTCAACATGCCGAAGGATACTGTCGAGCGCGCCATCAAGAAGGCGACCGGAGCGGGCGGCGGCGATGATTACGCCGAAATCCGTTATGAGGGCTATGGCCCCGCTGGCGTTGCGGTGATTGTCGAGGCTCTGACGGACAATCGCAATCGTACGGCGAGCGAAGTGCGGGCGGCTTTCTCGAAATACGGCGGTTCGCTGGGCGAAATGAACTCCGTCTCTTTCATGTTCAACCGTCTGGGCGTCATTACCTATCCGGCCAGTGTCGCCAGTGAAGAGGAAATGCTGGAAGCCGCGATTGAGGCCGGGGCGGATAACGTGGTTTCGACTGAGGAAACGCACGAAATCACCTGCGAGGTTGAGTCCTTCTTCGCAGTGCGTGACGTTCTGGAGCCGAAGTTCGGTGAGCCTCTCGCCGCCAAACTCGACTGGCGGCCGGAAAATTCCGTGGCGCTGGATGAGGAAAAAGCCCGCGGCGTCCTGAAACTACTGGATGTTCTTGAAGATAACGACGACGTTCAGAACGTCTACGCCAACTTCGACCTGTCCGAAGAAGTGGCTGAAGCGCTCTCTGCGTAA